One part of the Nocardioides zeae genome encodes these proteins:
- a CDS encoding Pls/PosA family non-ribosomal peptide synthetase → MTDLLDPLRRAHLAPPERTLVDVVRATVAQAADEAAVDASDGVLTYAELEEAATGLAAELAGHGVGPGSKVGVRVTSGTTDLYVAILGVLLAGAAYVPVDADDPEERATLVFGEADVAAVVGDDLVVDVRRPAAPREIEDPSPDDDAWVIFTSGSTGKPKGVAVTHRNAAAFVDAESRMFLQAEPLGVGDRVMAGLSVAFDASCEEIWLAWRYGACLVPAPRALVRSGIDVGPWLVANRVTVVSTVPTLVALWPAEALERVRLLIMGGEACPPELAARLARPGREVWNTYGPTEATVVACGCELTGEPPVRIGLPLDGWDLAVVDPATGVPVGEGEPGELIIGGVGLARYLDPEKDAEKYAPMPTLGWERAYRSGDIVVNDPAGLLFAGRADDQVKLGGRRIELGEVDSALLALPGVQGAAAAVRRTAAGNQLLVGYVAVDPDFDPAAALDRLRGSLPAALVPRLAVVDTLPTRTSGKVDRDALPWPLPGAAGAGGGSRSPGDLSDTESWIAELWLEVLGADVSGRDADFFDLGGGSLTAAQMVSRLRSRFPEVAVGDIYERSSVGALAAYLDGLAAPQAAERDRPVRPIPVKSQAGQVVGTLGVRAVGGLRWVAWTLVASTVVGVVADLDWLPSAPWWVLVLLWLGLLTPPGRILLAAAQARVLLAGVEPGEHPRGGKVHLRLWLADRLADEIGATALAGAPLMTWYARLLGARIGRDVDLHSLPGVTGMLTLGKGCSVEPEVDLSGYWIDGDVVRLGPVEVGPRARIGARSTLCPGAHVGADAEVAPGSAVFGAVPAGEFWAGSPARRRRKDARGPWQDRPVRSRAWVAAYALAAVVVGLLPAAAIGVGLLVALPGLGDVDGYGALLAHLLLRTPPAVVLALLVLALLVWLVVRLCGLGVRAGVHPVRSGPALAVWTTMRVLDEARTWLYGLYASSLTPFWLRALGARIGTGVEASTVLMIPSLTQVNDHSFLADDTLIGGYELGGGWLRAERVKIGKRAFVGNSGMAAPGRRVPKASLVAVLSAAPQRKTARSGESWLGSPPAPLRRTSEESDSTRTYAPPRRLLVFRGLVEVCRVVPVVLGTVLAVTVVVALAALLDTGAPVLGALLAVVLAGPLLAVAGLLAAAVATAAKWLLVGRMGPGQHPLWSSFVWRNELADSFVETLAVPWFARTVTGTPLLNLWFRSMGARIGRGVWVDTHWLPEADLVHLDDGATVNAGTVVQTHLFHDRVLQLDRVRLRRGATLGPNSVILPAAELGRHATVGPVSLVMRGESVPDKTAWIGNPIGPWAPASGPSTGSASDAVSGS, encoded by the coding sequence GTGACCGACCTGCTCGACCCGCTGCGCCGCGCCCACCTCGCCCCGCCGGAGCGCACCCTCGTCGACGTCGTCCGCGCGACCGTCGCCCAGGCCGCCGACGAGGCGGCGGTCGACGCGAGCGACGGCGTCCTCACCTACGCGGAGCTCGAGGAGGCCGCGACCGGCCTCGCGGCCGAGCTCGCCGGGCACGGCGTCGGTCCCGGCAGCAAGGTCGGCGTGCGGGTCACGTCGGGCACGACCGACCTGTACGTCGCGATCCTCGGCGTCCTGCTGGCCGGTGCGGCCTACGTGCCGGTCGACGCCGACGACCCCGAGGAGCGGGCGACCCTCGTCTTCGGCGAGGCGGACGTGGCCGCGGTGGTCGGGGACGACCTGGTCGTCGACGTCCGTCGCCCGGCGGCGCCGCGCGAGATCGAGGACCCGTCGCCCGACGACGACGCCTGGGTGATCTTCACGTCGGGCTCGACCGGGAAGCCGAAGGGCGTCGCGGTCACCCACCGCAACGCGGCGGCCTTCGTGGACGCCGAGTCCCGGATGTTCCTGCAGGCGGAGCCGCTCGGCGTCGGCGACCGCGTCATGGCCGGGCTGTCCGTCGCCTTCGACGCGAGCTGCGAGGAGATCTGGCTGGCGTGGCGGTACGGCGCGTGCCTGGTCCCCGCGCCGCGGGCGCTGGTGCGCTCCGGGATCGACGTCGGGCCGTGGCTCGTCGCCAACCGGGTCACCGTCGTGTCGACGGTCCCGACGCTGGTCGCGCTGTGGCCGGCGGAGGCCCTCGAGCGCGTGCGGCTGCTCATCATGGGCGGGGAGGCCTGCCCGCCGGAGCTGGCGGCCCGCCTGGCGCGTCCGGGCCGGGAGGTCTGGAACACCTACGGGCCGACCGAGGCGACGGTCGTGGCCTGCGGTTGCGAGCTGACCGGCGAGCCGCCCGTGCGCATCGGCCTGCCGCTCGACGGCTGGGACCTCGCGGTGGTGGACCCGGCCACCGGTGTGCCGGTGGGGGAGGGCGAGCCCGGCGAGCTGATCATCGGCGGGGTCGGCCTGGCCCGCTACCTCGACCCGGAGAAGGACGCCGAGAAGTACGCCCCGATGCCCACCCTCGGCTGGGAGCGGGCCTACCGCTCGGGCGACATCGTGGTCAACGACCCCGCGGGCCTGCTCTTCGCCGGCCGCGCCGACGACCAGGTCAAGCTCGGTGGTCGCCGCATCGAGCTCGGCGAGGTCGACTCGGCCCTCCTCGCGCTGCCGGGCGTGCAGGGCGCCGCGGCGGCCGTGCGGCGGACGGCGGCGGGCAACCAGCTGCTGGTGGGGTACGTCGCGGTGGACCCCGACTTCGACCCCGCCGCCGCCCTCGACCGGCTGCGCGGCTCGCTCCCCGCCGCGCTCGTGCCCCGGCTGGCGGTGGTGGACACGCTGCCGACGCGCACGTCGGGCAAGGTCGACCGCGACGCGCTGCCCTGGCCGCTGCCGGGCGCGGCCGGTGCCGGCGGCGGGTCGCGGAGCCCCGGCGACCTCAGCGACACCGAGTCCTGGATCGCCGAGCTGTGGCTCGAGGTGCTGGGGGCCGACGTCTCCGGCCGCGACGCCGACTTCTTCGACCTCGGCGGTGGCAGCCTCACGGCGGCGCAGATGGTCTCCCGGCTCCGGAGCCGCTTCCCCGAGGTGGCCGTCGGCGACATCTACGAGCGCTCCAGCGTGGGCGCGCTCGCGGCGTACCTCGACGGCCTCGCCGCGCCGCAGGCCGCCGAGCGGGACCGTCCGGTGCGACCGATCCCCGTGAAGAGCCAGGCCGGCCAGGTCGTCGGCACCCTCGGCGTGCGGGCCGTGGGCGGCCTGCGGTGGGTCGCCTGGACGCTCGTCGCGTCGACCGTCGTCGGCGTCGTGGCGGACCTGGACTGGCTGCCGTCGGCCCCGTGGTGGGTGCTCGTGCTGCTGTGGCTCGGGCTGCTCACGCCACCGGGCCGGATCCTGCTCGCGGCCGCCCAGGCGCGCGTGCTCCTGGCGGGCGTCGAGCCGGGGGAGCACCCGCGCGGGGGCAAGGTGCACCTGCGGCTGTGGCTCGCGGACCGCCTCGCCGACGAGATCGGCGCGACGGCGCTGGCGGGGGCACCGCTGATGACCTGGTACGCCCGCCTCCTCGGCGCCCGCATCGGCCGCGACGTCGACCTCCACTCCCTGCCGGGGGTGACGGGGATGCTCACGCTGGGCAAGGGCTGCTCCGTGGAGCCTGAGGTGGACCTCTCGGGCTACTGGATCGACGGCGACGTCGTGCGCCTCGGTCCGGTCGAGGTCGGGCCCCGGGCCCGCATCGGTGCCCGCAGCACCCTGTGCCCGGGTGCGCACGTGGGAGCGGACGCGGAGGTCGCGCCCGGTTCCGCGGTCTTCGGCGCCGTGCCGGCGGGCGAGTTCTGGGCGGGGTCGCCGGCGCGGCGCCGCCGCAAGGACGCCCGGGGGCCGTGGCAGGACCGACCGGTGCGCAGCCGGGCGTGGGTCGCGGCGTACGCGCTGGCCGCCGTCGTGGTCGGCCTGCTGCCGGCGGCCGCGATCGGGGTCGGTCTCCTCGTCGCGCTGCCGGGCCTCGGCGACGTGGACGGGTACGGCGCGCTCCTGGCCCACCTGCTCCTGCGGACCCCGCCGGCGGTCGTGCTGGCGCTCCTCGTGCTGGCGCTCCTCGTCTGGCTGGTCGTGCGGCTGTGCGGGCTCGGCGTCCGCGCCGGGGTGCACCCGGTGCGGAGCGGCCCGGCGCTCGCGGTCTGGACGACGATGCGGGTGCTCGACGAGGCCCGCACCTGGCTCTACGGGCTCTACGCGTCCTCCCTCACGCCCTTCTGGCTGCGCGCGCTGGGCGCGCGGATCGGCACGGGGGTCGAGGCCTCGACGGTGCTGATGATCCCGTCGCTGACGCAGGTCAACGACCACTCCTTCCTGGCCGACGACACGCTCATCGGGGGCTACGAGCTCGGCGGGGGGTGGCTGCGGGCCGAGCGCGTCAAGATCGGCAAGCGCGCCTTCGTCGGCAACTCCGGCATGGCCGCCCCGGGACGGCGGGTGCCCAAGGCCTCGCTGGTGGCCGTGCTGTCCGCGGCCCCGCAGCGCAAGACGGCCCGGTCCGGCGAGTCCTGGCTGGGCAGCCCGCCCGCGCCCCTGCGCCGCACGTCGGAGGAGAGCGACAGCACGCGCACCTATGCGCCGCCCCGCCGCCTGCTCGTCTTCCGTGGGCTCGTCGAGGTCTGCCGCGTCGTGCCCGTGGTGCTGGGCACGGTGCTGGCGGTGACCGTGGTCGTCGCCCTGGCGGCGCTGCTCGACACCGGTGCCCCCGTGCTCGGCGCGCTCCTCGCCGTCGTGCTCGCCGGTCCGCTCCTGGCCGTCGCCGGCCTCCTCGCCGCCGCCGTCGCGACGGCCGCGAAGTGGCTGCTCGTGGGCCGCATGGGCCCGGGCCAGCACCCGTTGTGGAGCTCCTTCGTGTGGCGCAACGAGCTCGCGGACTCGTTCGTCGAGACCCTCGCCGTGCCCTGGTTCGCCCGCACCGTGACGGGCACGCCGCTGCTCAACCTCTGGTTCCGCTCGATGGGCGCCCGCATCGGGCGCGGGGTGTGGGTCGACACGCACTGGCTGCCCGAGGCGGACCTGGTCCACCTCGACGACGGCGCCACGGTCAACGCGGGCACGGTGGTGCAGACGCACCTCTTCCACGACCGGGTGCTCCAGCTCGACCGGGTGCGCCTCCGCCGGGGCGCGACCCTCGGCCCCAACAGCGTCATCCTCCCGGCGGCCGAGCTCGGACGGCACGCTACGGTGGGCCCGGTGTCCCTGGTCATGCGTGGTGAGTCCGTCCCCGACAAGACGGCCTGGATCGGCAACCCCATCGGGCCGTGGGCCCCGGCGAGCGGCCCGTCGACCGGCTCGGCGAGCGACGCGGTGAGCGGCTCGTGA
- a CDS encoding M1 family metallopeptidase, whose product MSQLPTADDYLPGHGDRSWSARSYELDLSYKVVGNRLAGEARIDVEVLERTDRLVLDLAHLDVAKVTVGGKAPAKFEKRRHRLVVRLREKAAVGARLALVVKYGGHPRPVVEKHHGDAGWEELSDGVIVAGQPHGAPTWFPCNDRPDDKATYRITVTTDVGYTVVSNGLLDERRRRGSSESWTYVMDVPMATYLATVQIGRYDIVEHDGPVPLFSAVPQGTGRHRTDAYDAGFGRQADMLRAFEGWFGPYPFGSYAAVVTGDDLEIPLESQSLSTFGKNFVSEEWEQVRLVAHELAHQWFGNIVTLRHWRDIWLHEGFACYSEWLWSEESGRETAQWWAEHHHAKLADADQDLALIDPGPELMFDDRVYKRGALTLHALRTAVGDDAFFDLLRGWTSEHAGGSVTTEDFLAFAATRTGTDVASLLRPWLAQKKLPALPG is encoded by the coding sequence GTGAGCCAGCTCCCCACCGCTGACGACTACCTCCCGGGCCACGGCGACCGGTCCTGGTCGGCGCGCTCCTACGAGCTCGACCTCTCCTACAAGGTGGTCGGCAACCGCCTGGCGGGGGAGGCCCGCATCGACGTGGAGGTGCTCGAGCGCACCGACCGCCTCGTGCTCGACCTCGCCCACCTCGACGTCGCCAAGGTGACCGTCGGCGGGAAGGCCCCCGCAAAGTTCGAGAAGCGCCGTCACCGGCTGGTCGTGCGGCTGCGCGAGAAGGCGGCGGTCGGCGCGCGCCTGGCGCTCGTCGTCAAGTACGGCGGCCACCCCCGCCCCGTCGTCGAGAAGCACCACGGCGACGCGGGCTGGGAGGAGCTCTCCGACGGCGTGATCGTCGCCGGGCAGCCCCACGGCGCGCCCACCTGGTTCCCCTGCAACGACCGGCCCGACGACAAGGCGACCTACCGCATCACGGTCACCACCGACGTCGGCTACACCGTCGTCTCCAACGGCCTGCTCGACGAGCGCCGCCGCCGCGGGTCCAGCGAGTCCTGGACCTACGTCATGGACGTGCCGATGGCGACCTACCTCGCCACCGTGCAGATCGGGCGCTACGACATCGTCGAGCACGACGGTCCCGTCCCGTTGTTCTCCGCGGTGCCCCAGGGCACCGGCCGCCACCGCACCGACGCGTACGACGCGGGCTTCGGCCGCCAGGCCGACATGCTGCGCGCGTTCGAGGGATGGTTCGGGCCCTACCCGTTCGGCTCCTACGCCGCCGTCGTGACGGGCGACGACCTGGAGATCCCGCTCGAGAGCCAGAGCCTGTCGACGTTCGGCAAGAACTTCGTCTCCGAGGAGTGGGAGCAGGTGCGGCTCGTCGCCCACGAGCTGGCCCACCAGTGGTTCGGCAACATCGTCACGCTGCGGCACTGGCGCGACATCTGGCTCCACGAGGGCTTCGCCTGCTACAGCGAGTGGCTGTGGTCGGAGGAGTCGGGCCGCGAGACCGCGCAGTGGTGGGCCGAGCACCACCACGCGAAGCTCGCGGACGCCGACCAGGACCTGGCGCTCATCGACCCGGGTCCGGAGCTCATGTTCGACGACCGGGTCTACAAGCGCGGTGCCCTGACGCTGCACGCGCTGCGCACCGCGGTCGGCGACGACGCGTTCTTCGACCTGCTGCGGGGCTGGACCTCCGAGCACGCCGGCGGCTCCGTCACCACCGAGGACTTCCTCGCCTTCGCCGCGACCCGCACGGGCACCGACGTGGCGAGCCTGCTGCGACCGTGGCTGGCGCAGAAGAAGCTGCCCGCCCTGCCGGGCTGA
- a CDS encoding DUF2127 domain-containing protein has translation MTYAPDEPALARRLQVATAVGPAWRCLRCGAFVPGEPRGRGPAERAPVVLRGRLLRDAWVLRLLAVDRFVRGTLLLLLAGALVYFDERREVVRSYVERDLPSFKPFVDELGVDPQRGVARIVLELFEVSHQRLVWITVGIAAYGLLLLLEGAGLWGMRRWGEYVAAAATAVFLPVEVAGLLGHLSLLLLVTFLVNLFLVAYLVWTKRLFGVRGGRAAWDAERRQTSLLEVEGAAGPGGG, from the coding sequence GTGACCTACGCCCCCGACGAGCCGGCGCTGGCACGCCGGCTCCAGGTCGCGACCGCGGTCGGGCCGGCCTGGCGCTGCCTGCGCTGCGGCGCGTTCGTGCCGGGCGAGCCGCGCGGCCGCGGACCGGCCGAGCGGGCGCCGGTCGTGCTGCGCGGACGGCTGCTGCGCGACGCGTGGGTGCTGCGCCTCCTCGCGGTCGACCGCTTCGTCCGGGGCACGCTGCTGCTCCTGCTCGCCGGGGCGCTCGTCTACTTCGACGAGCGGCGCGAGGTCGTCCGCAGCTACGTCGAGCGCGACCTGCCCAGCTTCAAGCCCTTCGTCGACGAGCTCGGCGTCGACCCCCAGCGGGGCGTCGCGCGGATCGTGCTCGAGCTGTTCGAGGTCAGCCACCAGCGGCTCGTGTGGATCACGGTCGGGATCGCGGCGTACGGGCTCCTGCTGCTCCTCGAGGGCGCCGGGCTCTGGGGCATGCGCCGCTGGGGCGAGTACGTCGCGGCCGCCGCCACCGCCGTCTTCCTCCCCGTCGAGGTGGCGGGTCTCCTCGGCCACCTGAGCCTGCTGCTGCTCGTGACCTTCCTGGTCAACCTGTTCCTCGTGGCCTACCTGGTGTGGACCAAGCGCCTCTTCGGGGTGCGTGGCGGACGCGCCGCGTGGGACGCCGAGCGGCGCCAGACCTCCCTGCTCGAGGTCGAGGGGGCCGCGGGGCCGGGCGGGGGCTGA
- a CDS encoding DEAD/DEAH box helicase: MSDAADPATTPATNPVTFADLGLGETVLKALKGVGYESPSAIQAQTIPQLLEGRDVVGLAQTGTGKTAAFALPVLDRLDLKQKTPQALVLAPTRELALQVCEAFEKYAAGSRVSVLPVYGGQGYGVQLSALRRGVHVVVGTPGRIMDHLDKGTLDLSELRFLVLDEADEMLNMGFAEDVETILAETPDEKQVALFSATMPAQIRRLSTRYLNDPVEITVKATTATAANITQRYLICSYPQKVDALTRILEVENFEGMIVFVRTKHETETLAEKLRARGFSAAAINGDVAQVQRERTVNQLKSGKLDVLVATDVAARGLDVERISHVVNYDIPTDTESYVHRIGRTGRAGRSGDAISFVTPREKYLLRHIEKATRQPLTQMSLPSVDDVNSTRLARFDDQITEALASPKVDFFRDVVQHYVAHHDVPEIDVAAALAVVLQGEEPLLLDPESDRARERRERAERPERTDRPERGDRPQRGERPQRGREDRDSRGRRGDSDRPMATYRIAVGKRQKVEPRQIVGAIANEGHLSRRDFGHIQIRPDHSLVELPADLPASTWDALSGTRISGKLIELTLDEGAPAGRQHRSERSDRSDRPDRGRPARRRD; this comes from the coding sequence GTGAGCGACGCAGCAGACCCCGCAACGACCCCCGCAACGAACCCCGTGACCTTCGCCGACCTGGGCCTGGGCGAGACCGTCCTGAAGGCCCTCAAGGGTGTCGGCTACGAGAGCCCGTCCGCCATCCAGGCGCAGACGATCCCGCAGCTGCTGGAGGGTCGCGACGTCGTCGGACTGGCCCAGACCGGCACCGGCAAGACCGCGGCGTTCGCGCTGCCGGTGCTCGACCGCCTCGACCTCAAGCAGAAGACGCCGCAGGCGCTCGTGCTCGCGCCGACGCGCGAGCTGGCGCTGCAGGTGTGCGAGGCGTTCGAGAAGTACGCCGCGGGCAGCCGCGTCAGCGTGCTGCCGGTGTACGGCGGGCAGGGGTACGGCGTGCAGCTCTCGGCGCTGCGCCGCGGCGTCCACGTGGTCGTGGGCACGCCCGGCCGCATCATGGACCACCTCGACAAGGGCACGCTCGACCTCAGCGAGCTGCGCTTCCTCGTGCTGGACGAGGCCGACGAGATGCTCAACATGGGCTTCGCGGAGGACGTCGAGACGATCCTCGCCGAGACGCCCGACGAGAAGCAGGTCGCCCTCTTCAGCGCCACGATGCCGGCCCAGATCCGCCGGCTCTCGACGCGCTACCTGAACGACCCGGTCGAGATCACCGTCAAGGCCACGACGGCGACCGCCGCGAACATCACGCAGCGCTACCTCATCTGCAGCTACCCGCAGAAGGTCGACGCCCTCACGCGCATCCTCGAGGTCGAGAACTTCGAGGGCATGATCGTCTTCGTCCGCACCAAGCACGAGACGGAGACGCTGGCGGAGAAGCTGCGCGCCCGCGGGTTCTCGGCCGCCGCCATCAACGGCGACGTCGCCCAGGTGCAGCGCGAGCGCACGGTCAACCAGCTCAAGTCGGGCAAGCTCGACGTGCTCGTGGCGACGGACGTCGCGGCCCGCGGCCTCGACGTCGAGCGGATCAGCCACGTCGTCAACTACGACATCCCCACCGACACCGAGTCCTACGTGCACCGCATCGGCCGCACCGGGCGCGCGGGCCGGTCGGGCGACGCGATCTCGTTCGTGACGCCGCGGGAGAAGTACCTGCTGCGCCACATCGAGAAGGCCACGCGCCAGCCGCTCACGCAGATGTCGCTGCCCAGCGTGGACGACGTGAACTCGACCCGCCTGGCGCGCTTCGACGACCAGATCACCGAGGCGCTCGCCTCGCCGAAGGTGGACTTCTTCCGCGACGTGGTGCAGCACTACGTCGCCCACCACGACGTGCCGGAGATCGACGTGGCCGCCGCGCTCGCGGTCGTGCTGCAGGGCGAGGAGCCGCTGCTGCTCGACCCCGAGTCCGACCGGGCCCGCGAGCGTCGGGAGCGCGCGGAGCGGCCTGAGCGCACCGACCGCCCGGAGCGGGGCGACCGCCCGCAGCGCGGGGAGCGCCCGCAGCGGGGCCGCGAGGACCGCGACTCCCGCGGACGCCGCGGGGACTCCGACCGCCCGATGGCGACCTACCGCATCGCGGTCGGCAAGCGCCAGAAGGTGGAGCCCCGCCAGATCGTGGGCGCGATCGCCAACGAGGGGCACCTCTCGCGTCGCGACTTCGGGCACATCCAGATCCGGCCCGACCACTCGCTGGTCGAGCTGCCGGCGGACCTGCCCGCCTCGACGTGGGACGCGCTCAGCGGCACCCGCATCTCCGGCAAGCTCATCGAGCTGACCCTCGACGAGGGCGCGCCCGCCGGGCGCCAGCACCGCTCCGAGCGCTCGGACCGCTCGGACCGGCCCGACCGCGGCCGCCCGGCGCGTCGTCGCGACTGA
- a CDS encoding citrate synthase produces MTDAGTPGASLTIRDNRTGQEYDVPIVDGTIRAADLGKIKSEDDQPGLAVYDPGFTNTASCRSSVTYIDGDKGILEYRGYPIEQLAEHSTFLEVAYLLIHGELPTKEQYEAWEHEITFHTFVHENVKSLMQGFRYDAHPMGMLMASVGALSTFYPAAGNIHDADNRHMQIVRMIAKMPTLGAWSFRHAQGKPYVYPDNDLSYTANFLSMLFKMSESKYQPDERLVKALDVLFILHADHEQNCSANAVRSVGSSQVDPYSSVAAGIGALFGPLHGGANEAVLRMLRRIGSKENIPAFIEGVKKGEERLMGFGHRVYKNYDPRARIIKKAADDVFEVTGVNPLLEIAQELEKIALEDEYFVKRKLYPNVDFYSGLIYEALEFPPEMFTVLFAIGRTPGWLAQWNELVQDKEQKIARPKQIYTGDRGLTFTPAAERWA; encoded by the coding sequence GTGACCGACGCAGGAACTCCGGGCGCCTCCCTGACCATCCGCGACAACCGCACGGGTCAGGAGTACGACGTCCCCATCGTCGACGGCACCATCCGCGCCGCCGACCTGGGCAAGATCAAGTCCGAGGACGACCAGCCCGGTCTGGCGGTCTACGACCCCGGCTTCACGAACACGGCCTCGTGTCGCAGCTCCGTCACCTACATCGACGGCGACAAGGGCATCCTGGAGTACCGGGGCTACCCCATCGAGCAGCTCGCGGAGCACTCGACCTTCCTCGAGGTGGCCTACCTGCTCATCCACGGCGAGCTCCCCACGAAGGAGCAGTACGAGGCGTGGGAGCACGAGATCACGTTCCACACGTTCGTGCACGAGAACGTCAAGTCGCTGATGCAGGGCTTCCGGTACGACGCGCACCCCATGGGGATGCTCATGGCGTCGGTGGGGGCCCTGTCGACGTTCTACCCCGCGGCCGGCAACATCCACGACGCCGACAACCGGCACATGCAGATCGTGCGGATGATCGCGAAGATGCCGACGCTCGGCGCCTGGTCGTTCCGGCACGCGCAGGGCAAGCCCTACGTCTACCCGGACAACGACCTCTCCTACACGGCCAACTTCCTCTCGATGCTCTTCAAGATGAGCGAGTCGAAGTACCAGCCCGACGAGCGCCTCGTGAAGGCCCTCGACGTGCTCTTCATCCTCCACGCCGACCACGAGCAGAACTGCTCGGCCAACGCGGTGCGCTCCGTCGGCAGCTCGCAGGTCGACCCCTACTCCTCCGTGGCCGCCGGCATCGGCGCCCTCTTCGGCCCGCTGCACGGCGGTGCCAACGAGGCCGTGCTCCGGATGCTGCGCCGCATCGGCAGCAAGGAGAACATCCCCGCGTTCATCGAGGGGGTGAAGAAGGGCGAGGAGCGCCTCATGGGCTTCGGCCACCGGGTCTACAAGAACTACGACCCGCGCGCCCGCATCATCAAGAAGGCCGCCGACGACGTCTTCGAGGTCACCGGGGTCAACCCGCTGCTCGAGATCGCCCAGGAGCTGGAGAAGATCGCGCTCGAGGACGAGTACTTCGTCAAGCGCAAGCTCTACCCCAACGTCGACTTCTACTCGGGCCTCATCTACGAGGCGCTGGAGTTCCCGCCCGAGATGTTCACCGTGCTCTTCGCCATCGGCCGCACGCCGGGCTGGCTCGCGCAGTGGAACGAGCTCGTGCAGGACAAGGAGCAGAAGATCGCGCGCCCGAAGCAGATCTACACGGGCGACCGCGGGCTCACCTTCACGCCCGCCGCGGAGCGCTGGGCCTGA
- the rplM gene encoding 50S ribosomal protein L13, protein MRTYAPKPADIQREWLVIDAQDIVLGRLAVQVANLLRGKHKPQFAPNADTGDFVIVVNADKVALSGTKKTTKLAYRHSGYPGGLTATPIGELLEKDARKAIEKAVWGMLPKNRLGRQQLKKLKVYSGPEHPHSAQQAKPYEITQISQGR, encoded by the coding sequence TTGCGTACGTACGCCCCGAAGCCCGCTGACATCCAGCGCGAGTGGCTCGTCATCGACGCGCAGGACATCGTCCTGGGTCGCCTCGCGGTCCAGGTCGCCAACCTCCTGCGCGGCAAGCACAAGCCGCAGTTCGCCCCCAACGCCGACACCGGTGACTTCGTCATCGTCGTCAACGCTGACAAGGTCGCGCTGTCCGGCACCAAGAAGACGACCAAGCTCGCCTACCGCCACTCGGGCTACCCCGGTGGTCTCACCGCGACCCCGATCGGTGAGCTCCTGGAGAAGGACGCGCGCAAGGCGATCGAGAAGGCCGTGTGGGGCATGCTGCCGAAGAACCGCCTCGGCCGGCAGCAGCTGAAGAAGCTCAAGGTCTACTCCGGCCCCGAGCACCCGCACAGCGCCCAGCAGGCGAAGCCCTACGAGATCACGCAGATCTCGCAGGGTCGCTGA
- the rpsI gene encoding 30S ribosomal protein S9, translating into MTPTATAHPQTPGSVRNTVSTPETEVEETYEVNEQGVAYSSESAPSADAPERIATIAPAAATGRRKEAVARVRIVPGTGVWTINGRTLDSYFPNKLHQQVVNEPFATTQLEGRFDVIARIHGGGITGQAGALRLGVARALNDVDVEANRPSLKKAGLLRRDARVIERKKAGLKKARKAPQFSKR; encoded by the coding sequence CTGACCCCCACCGCCACCGCGCACCCCCAGACTCCAGGATCAGTGAGGAACACCGTGAGCACTCCCGAGACCGAGGTCGAGGAGACCTACGAGGTCAACGAGCAGGGCGTCGCCTACAGCAGCGAGAGCGCCCCCAGCGCCGACGCTCCTGAGCGCATCGCCACCATCGCCCCCGCTGCGGCCACCGGCCGTCGCAAGGAGGCCGTGGCCCGTGTCCGCATCGTGCCGGGCACCGGCGTGTGGACCATCAACGGCCGCACCCTCGACTCGTACTTCCCGAACAAGCTGCACCAGCAGGTCGTCAACGAGCCCTTCGCGACGACCCAGCTCGAGGGCCGCTTCGACGTCATCGCCCGCATCCACGGCGGTGGCATCACCGGTCAGGCCGGCGCCCTGCGCCTCGGCGTGGCCCGCGCCCTCAACGACGTCGACGTCGAGGCCAACCGCCCCTCGCTCAAGAAGGCCGGGCTGCTCCGTCGCGACGCCCGCGTCATCGAGCGCAAGAAGGCCGGTCTCAAGAAGGCCCGCAAGGCGCCGCAGTTCAGCAAGCGCTGA